The DNA sequence ACAGAGGAAGCAATTGCAAAGGCAGTATCTAGACAGCTTGATATAGAAGTAGTGTCGTTAAAAGGAATTGAAATAGATGAAAGTGTGTTGAAACTGGCAGATGGAAAAATCTTAAAAAAACATACGATGATTCCTTTTGCGTTTAGCAAAAATAATATGAATATCGTAAAAGTTGCTATGGCAGACCCAATGGATATGATTGCGATGGATGACTTTTCCATTGTAACGAATCTTCAGGTAGAGCCTTTCATTGCTACCACTCGCGATATTTTAATGGCACTGGATAAGTTTTATGGTAACCGTGAAACCTTAAAAGCTGTGCAGGAATATGCGAAGGAACGTGGGGCTGTAACAGCAGCTGCGAATATGGCGCTGGAAGAAGAAAATGATGATGTCAGCAGTTCGCCAATTGTAAAACTGGTGAAGTCCATGATTGAGCAGGCGGCGCGTCAGAGAGCCAGTGATATTCATATAGAAGCCCTTAAGAGTATGGTGCGGATACGTTTTCGTATTGATGGTGTTTTATATGAGAAGTTTTCTTATGATATAGAGTTGTTGAGCGCTATTATTACTCGTATTAAGATTATTGGCGGTATGGATATCGCAGAGAAGAGAAAACCTCAGGATGGTCGTATTACTATGGTAATTGACAGGGTAGAATATGATATCCGTGTATCCATTCTTCCTACTGTGTACGGGGAAAAATGCGTAATGCGTCTTGCACAGAAGAAAGCATTGACCAGAAATAAAAAAGAGTTAGGATTTTCACCAAAGGAACTGGAGTTGTTCGATGGCATACTGAAGAATCCAAATGGAATTCTGTTAGTAACCGGTCCTACGGGAAGTGGTAAATCTACAACACTTTATACAGCATTAAGTGAATTAAATAGAGAAGACGTGAATATAATTACCGTAGAAGACCCGGTAGAAGCAAATTTGGATGGGGTAAATCAAGTGCAGGTAAATGTCAAAGCGGAGTTGACTTTTGCCAGTGCATTGAGGTCTATTTTGCGACAGGACCCGGACATCATTATGATCGGAGAAATAAGAGATGGAGAGACTGCCCAAATAGCAGTACAGGCTTCTATTACCGGACATTTAGTAGTAAGTACGTTACATACTAATAGTGCGGCAGGAACCCTGACACGATTGATGGATATGGGGGTAGAGAGTTATTTGCTGGCAGATTCCATGGTAGGAGTAATTGCACAAAGACTTGTGCGTAAGTTATGTCCAGATTGCAAGAGAGTACATACACCTACTACAGAGGAATTGAAGTTTTTGAAAATGGAAAAAGATGAAGAAATCACTCTATATGAGCCATGCGGATGTCAACACTGTAATAATACAGGGTACGTCGGACGTATGGGAGTATATGAGATTATGCCGATTACACCGGCAATTCGTTCTGTGATTGCAAAGCATGGAAGCACAGAAGAAATAAAGGATGTGGCGCTACAAGAGGGGTTGAGCACTCTTTATACAAGTGCAAGAAGATTAACCTTACAGGGAATAACTTCCGTAACCGAAATGGCGAGAATCGTATATGAAAATTAGAAAGGCGTGGAAGGTATGATAGAGGAAAAACTGCTTGGTGGGGCTGAACAGGAAGAAAATAAACTGGAAAAATTGGAAAGAATCATGCATGAAGCAGGAGAACGCCATGCTTCTGATATACATCTTGCACCGGGAAGTCCGGTTATGCTTCGTGTAGATGGAGACTTGGAACCAATGTCTCCGGAGAAAATTAAACCATATGAGGTAGAGGCGATTATCAAACCAATGTTGACAGAATCGCAGATGGCAGAATTGGAGGAAAAGGGAGAACTGGATTTTGCGTATTCCATGTCAGGTTTTAATCGATTAAGAGTAAATGTATTCCGACAGCGTGGAACCTATGCTATGGCACTGAGAATTCTTTCCTTTGATATTCCGAATCCTGGAGACTTAGGAATTCCAGACGCGGTCATAAAATTGACGGGATTGAAGCGAGGACTCGTACTGATTACCGGAGCAACGGGAAGTGGTAAATCTACGACATTGGCAGCTTTGATAGGACTCATTGCCCGTACTTATGCAAAGACAATTATTACATTGGAAGATCCGGTAGAATATATCCATCAACATAATAAATCTATGGTTTTACAAAGAGAAGTAGGTGGGGATACCATGTCCTATGCAAATGCCTTGAAGGCAGCATTAAGACAGGATCCGGATGTTATTCTGGTAGGAGAGATGCGTGACTTAGAGACGATTTCCACAGCAATTACGGCGGCAGAAACAGGGCATTTGGTATTTTCTACGTTACATACCAATAGTGCGGCAGATTCCATTGACCGTGTAATTGATGTATTCCCACCGCATCAACAGCAACAGATACGAATTCAGTTGGCTGGAGTTATTGAGGGGGTAGTGGCACAGCAGTTACTTCCGGTACAGAAGACAGGAGGACGTGTGGCAGCATATGAAGTAATGCTTTCTAGTCCGGCAATTTCCAATCTGATTCGAGAAGGAAAGGCATTCCAGATTCCTTCTATGATACAGACAAGTCGTAAAGAGGGAATGCAGACCATGGATGATGCCATTTATGATTTATATATGAGAAATTTAATTTCCGCGGAGACTGCCATTGCTTATGCGCATGAACCAAACGGAATGAGAAATAAAGTACAGATATTCTGATAGGAGGGTTAGTGTGGCAGAGTTTTTATATGTTGCCATTGATAAGAATGGCAAAGAAAGAAAAGGAAGTCTGGAAGCAGAGAACAGAGAAAGAGCATATGACAAATTGAAGAATGAGGGAATGATTCTTCTGGATTTAAATGAGGCAAATGCCCTGAACAAGGATATCAAAATTAATTTGGGTGGGAAAGTAAAGCCTAGGGATTTAAGTGTTTTCTGTCGTCAGTTTGTCAGTATGATAAATGCAGGTGTGACCATTGTAGATGCATTGAATATGCTTTCAGACCAGACCGAGAACAAGAGACTGGCAGAAGCAATCAGACAGGTTCGTATCGACATTGAAAAGGGAGAAAGCATGGCAGATGCCATGGTAAAGCATGATACGGTATTTCCAAGTATTATGGTCAGTATGACCGCGGCAGGAGAAGCTTCCGGTAAATTGGATACTGCATTTAGCAGAATGGCAGACCAGTTTGAGAAAAGCGCAAAACTTCAGGCGATGATTAAAAAGGCAATGATATATCCAATCATACTTTTCTTTGTAGCAATTATCGTTGTGGCAGTATTTTTAATTAAGGTTATTCCAAGTTATACAGATATGTTTGAACAGCTTGGAAGTGAATTGCCGGGAATTACGAGGGCAGTTGTAGCAGCCAGCGACTTTGTAGTAAATAATTTTATTCTCATATTAGTAGTAATAGCTGCGCTGGTGATTGGAATTAAGATATTTGCAAAGACAGAGAATGGAAAAGACTTCTTCGGAAATCTCGCCATTAAGGTTCCGGTGATGGGCAAGTTGAATGTGAAGACTGCCTGTTCCAACTTTGCAAGAACTTTGAGTACGCTGTTGTATTCGGGAGTTCCCATGATAGACGCGCTAGAGATTGTATCTAGAGTACTGAGCAATTCCTTGTACAAAAAGGCACTCTTACATGCCAAAGAAGAGGTTGCCAAGGGTGTTCCACTCTCTGAGCCAATCGCAAGCAGCGGATTGTTTCCACCAATGGTTTCTCATATGACAAAGATTGGAGAGGAAACCGGTGATGTAGAAGAGATGCTGAATCGTCTGGCTGATTACTATGACGAAGAAGTACAGGCAGCAACAGAAAGTCTTACAGCAGCTATGGAGCCAATGATTATCTTGGTGTTGGCAGGAATTGTTGGAATTCTGGTTGCAGCAATTATGGCACCTATGGTTAAGATGTATGGTGATTTGGAACATGTTTAGAATTAAAGGGAACTGTGATAGGGCACAGCTTCTTTTAAGATATAATGAGCATAAGCGAATCAACGTGCTTGCATGATTGATGAGCGGCGAAATTATTGAGTGAGCAATGCTCACGAAATATAAAGCAAGAGAAAAGGAGAATGAGTATGTTAAAAATGATGAACAAAAAACAGAAAACAACAACAAACAAGGGTTTCTCTTTAGTAGAACTTATTGTAGTAATTGCTATTATGGCAGTATTGGTAGCTGTACTGGCACCTGCAATGTTGAGATATGTGGAGAACTCCAGAAAATCAACGGATGCTTCTACTGTAGAAGGTGTAGTATCTACTGCACAGGCAACAGTTATTAGTGATAATGTAGCACCAGGAACTTATGTAATTACTATTAAAGATTCTGGTTGTAAAGTTGAAAAGGATGATGGTACTAAGTTAGCGGATAGCTTAGAGGAGTCTTATGGGGCACCTGCATCAGGAGTTTTTAAAGATGTCAAATTGAAATCCTCTACATGGAAAACAGGTGGTGTTGAAGTTCAGATAGTAGTTAACGATACAGGAGCTACAACAGTTAAGTATTTTAGTGCTGGAAAAACTGGTGATGATTCTTTTGCAAAATATATTGAAGCAACAGAAGCTGATAAGACCGCTGTAACAGAAAATAAATAGATTTAAAATTATTAATTTAACACACCCGAAAGGACACATTTAACCAATGGAACCAGAACTGATACCCGTATACATAATCTTATACATATTTATATTTCTTTTAGGAATTGAAATTGGAAGCTTCTTAAATGTATGCATATATCGCATACCCAACCACGAAACCGTGGTAACAGAGCGCTCTCATTGTATGAGTTGCGGGTATCAGCTCAAATGGTATGACATGATACCGGTTTTCAGTTGGCTTTGTCTTAGGGGAAAATGCCGAAAGTGCAAATCGGCGATTTCTGCCCAGTACCCTATTGTTGAGGCGGGAAATGGAATTCTATATATAATTATTTTTGGGGTAAATGGTTTTAATATGGTAAGTGTACTGTATTGTCTTATGGCATCAGCACTTTTGGTATTGAGTATCATAGATATTAGAACTTATGAGATTCCTTTTGGAATTAATGTTTTTATATTTGCATTGGGACTGGTCCGGTTGTTGGTTGATAATCGGAACTGGTCGATGTATCTGATTGGCTTTTTTGCCGTCAGTGTATTCTTAGAAATATTGTTATTAGCAAGTCATGGAAAGGCAATCGGTGGCGGTGACGTAAAGTTAATGGCTGCTGCCGGTTTGCTACTTGGCTGGAAGGAAATCATTTTGGCGTTTTTTATCGGATGTATTCTTGGCTCTGTGATACATCTTGCCAGAATGAAGATACAAAAGGCAGAGCATATGCTGGCGATGGGACCTTATTTGTCAGCGGGGATTTTTATTGCA is a window from the Roseburia sp. 499 genome containing:
- a CDS encoding GspE/PulE family protein, producing MAREKKRLGDMLIAEHIISQEQLEAALKKASQEHKKIGEVLVEQGYATEEAIAKAVSRQLDIEVVSLKGIEIDESVLKLADGKILKKHTMIPFAFSKNNMNIVKVAMADPMDMIAMDDFSIVTNLQVEPFIATTRDILMALDKFYGNRETLKAVQEYAKERGAVTAAANMALEEENDDVSSSPIVKLVKSMIEQAARQRASDIHIEALKSMVRIRFRIDGVLYEKFSYDIELLSAIITRIKIIGGMDIAEKRKPQDGRITMVIDRVEYDIRVSILPTVYGEKCVMRLAQKKALTRNKKELGFSPKELELFDGILKNPNGILLVTGPTGSGKSTTLYTALSELNREDVNIITVEDPVEANLDGVNQVQVNVKAELTFASALRSILRQDPDIIMIGEIRDGETAQIAVQASITGHLVVSTLHTNSAAGTLTRLMDMGVESYLLADSMVGVIAQRLVRKLCPDCKRVHTPTTEELKFLKMEKDEEITLYEPCGCQHCNNTGYVGRMGVYEIMPITPAIRSVIAKHGSTEEIKDVALQEGLSTLYTSARRLTLQGITSVTEMARIVYEN
- a CDS encoding type IV pilus twitching motility protein PilT; translated protein: MIEEKLLGGAEQEENKLEKLERIMHEAGERHASDIHLAPGSPVMLRVDGDLEPMSPEKIKPYEVEAIIKPMLTESQMAELEEKGELDFAYSMSGFNRLRVNVFRQRGTYAMALRILSFDIPNPGDLGIPDAVIKLTGLKRGLVLITGATGSGKSTTLAALIGLIARTYAKTIITLEDPVEYIHQHNKSMVLQREVGGDTMSYANALKAALRQDPDVILVGEMRDLETISTAITAAETGHLVFSTLHTNSAADSIDRVIDVFPPHQQQQIRIQLAGVIEGVVAQQLLPVQKTGGRVAAYEVMLSSPAISNLIREGKAFQIPSMIQTSRKEGMQTMDDAIYDLYMRNLISAETAIAYAHEPNGMRNKVQIF
- a CDS encoding type II secretion system F family protein, whose protein sequence is MAEFLYVAIDKNGKERKGSLEAENRERAYDKLKNEGMILLDLNEANALNKDIKINLGGKVKPRDLSVFCRQFVSMINAGVTIVDALNMLSDQTENKRLAEAIRQVRIDIEKGESMADAMVKHDTVFPSIMVSMTAAGEASGKLDTAFSRMADQFEKSAKLQAMIKKAMIYPIILFFVAIIVVAVFLIKVIPSYTDMFEQLGSELPGITRAVVAASDFVVNNFILILVVIAALVIGIKIFAKTENGKDFFGNLAIKVPVMGKLNVKTACSNFARTLSTLLYSGVPMIDALEIVSRVLSNSLYKKALLHAKEEVAKGVPLSEPIASSGLFPPMVSHMTKIGEETGDVEEMLNRLADYYDEEVQAATESLTAAMEPMIILVLAGIVGILVAAIMAPMVKMYGDLEHV
- a CDS encoding type II secretion system protein — encoded protein: MLKMMNKKQKTTTNKGFSLVELIVVIAIMAVLVAVLAPAMLRYVENSRKSTDASTVEGVVSTAQATVISDNVAPGTYVITIKDSGCKVEKDDGTKLADSLEESYGAPASGVFKDVKLKSSTWKTGGVEVQIVVNDTGATTVKYFSAGKTGDDSFAKYIEATEADKTAVTENK
- a CDS encoding prepilin peptidase, with amino-acid sequence MEPELIPVYIILYIFIFLLGIEIGSFLNVCIYRIPNHETVVTERSHCMSCGYQLKWYDMIPVFSWLCLRGKCRKCKSAISAQYPIVEAGNGILYIIIFGVNGFNMVSVLYCLMASALLVLSIIDIRTYEIPFGINVFIFALGLVRLLVDNRNWSMYLIGFFAVSVFLEILLLASHGKAIGGGDVKLMAAAGLLLGWKEIILAFFIGCILGSVIHLARMKIQKAEHMLAMGPYLSAGIFIAALWGEQMVQTYMEILIGVG